One region of Quercus lobata isolate SW786 chromosome 2, ValleyOak3.0 Primary Assembly, whole genome shotgun sequence genomic DNA includes:
- the LOC115976638 gene encoding myb-related protein 305-like, with protein sequence MERNKLCNSSQDAEVRKGPWTMEEDMILINYIANHGEGVWNTLAKSAGLKRTGKSCRLRWLNYLRPDVRRGNITAEEELLIVELHAKWGNRWSKIAKHLPGRTDNEIKNYWRTRIQKHIKQAENLQGQTSEVNDQASSSQASGMAEPMDVYSPPLYQRTMEPIQVPLPTPESNETYWSMEDIWSMQLFNGD encoded by the exons atggaaaggaatAAACTATGCAATTCATCCCAAGATGCTGAAGTGAGAAAAGGGCCATGGACCATGGAAGAAGATATGATTCTGATCAATTATATTGCAAACCATGGTGAAGGTGTATGGAATACCCTAGCCAAGTCTGCGG GTCTTAAACGAACCGGAAAGAGCTGCCGGCTCAGATGGCTGAACTATCTGCGACCTGACGTTCGAAGAGGCAATATTACAGCTGAGGAAGAGCTCTTGATTGTGGAATTGCATGCTAAGTGGGGAAACAG GTGGTCCAAGATTGCAAAGCATCTGCCTGGAAGAACTGACAATGAAATAAAGAATTACTGGAGGACTAGAATCCAAAAGCATATTAAGCAAGCAGAGAATTTACAGGGACAGACTTCTGAGGTCAATGACCAAGCAAGTTCAAGCCAAGCGTCTGGCATGGCTGAACCTATGGATGTCTACTCTCCACCATTATACCAAAGAACAATGGAGCCTATTCAAGTCCCTTTACCCACTCCTGAATCAAATGAAACCTATTGGAGCATGGAAGACATCTGGTCCATGCAACTATTTAATGGGGATTAA